One genomic segment of uncultured Tolumonas sp. includes these proteins:
- a CDS encoding PilC/PilY family type IV pilus protein, whose product MSAFLKAILVGVIFSFVMQTASVRADDTELYVLDLSTQAGVQPRVMIIFDNSGSMDSSVDASVPFTATTTYTKIFWSTNGTVPQSSSSQFFYTQYNNCNASVSALNSVGFYADHFRSIQKQGNKWRWQDLRTNPNDYVDCQVDITKSDMANPGSPSTSGYPLNGSFSTMNAAYGTTGTKASFATATASYLYTSDYVDWYYTGRIQTSTRLAVAQKTIADLITSTPSVDYGLTTFNMNNNASNTPGTDDGGRIVFASKNANDTTSTTDTNAGYRQALIDTVNSLSAETWTPLSETFYEVTHYWQGGSVWKGKWNGTPPYDPTAMLAGLTQYKTPFDSCHNHGYIILITDGEPTHDTAANALITSEYINNTKLTTAELADWGKSMNYYEGGTLRTSYLPSLAGYLKNKDQSTTLSGTQSVSTYTIGFGNDAMVNAQALLTATATQGGGKYYGAADATALGDALRNILIDILSGQYSMLAPTTASSTMDRSQYLNNLYYSIFVPGDGPAWVGNIKKLKYSDTKGYIVDKNDEAAISSEGKINSSATTIWSTDNGDGGSIEKGGVQSMLANKTNRTIYTNNGTTLTALNRTNLTSIAGSDTQLVTDLDVVDTTQIDTQINWILGKDVDGTTTSANRKTILADMMHSKPLVINYGQSTGATNPDLRIVVGTNAGFLHMFKDSGDTVDESWAFIPYPLLKNQTTLRENDIANSHLYGLDGNAVSYILDNNNDGLITSSGSGDKAWVFIGQQQGGRSYYALNVTNPNSPSLKWIITGGTTSGFDRLAYTWSTPQVTKIPGETNPVVIFTGGYTGAGTSAVGNAIYIVDADTGVLKFKVSPDATSSTNLQMTTMVDSMPGGLALMDSDGDGVTDRLYATDTGGNVWRMDMSGTDKTKWSMFKFASLGSDTVANQDRRFFYAPMIIRTINKKITKNSDSSYAYSEIPFDAVLLGSGDREYPASEKVVKNAYFMLRDYQIGSYLATSTKPATIVISNLYDITTMPNTSDLDVMAGLTGANGWVYWLTGTGEKVFGSGAVVDGTLHFSSFVPEASQSQDVCSLGTSIGTTRVYSMNMHYGTYSSSDSNSDPSPFKSTNNLLIENLSIYVGSDKKIRLLGGPGDLNGTIVTGTTLTTGTTMPKKEYQFIHEN is encoded by the coding sequence ATGAGTGCATTTCTTAAAGCCATCCTAGTTGGTGTAATATTCAGTTTTGTAATGCAAACTGCTTCTGTTCGGGCTGATGATACTGAGTTATATGTTCTTGATCTCAGCACGCAAGCAGGTGTTCAGCCTAGGGTCATGATTATTTTTGATAATTCTGGCAGTATGGACAGTTCAGTTGATGCATCAGTGCCATTTACAGCTACGACCACCTATACCAAAATATTCTGGTCAACTAATGGCACAGTTCCACAATCAAGTTCATCACAGTTTTTTTATACTCAATATAATAACTGTAATGCATCTGTTAGTGCGCTTAATTCTGTTGGATTTTATGCAGATCATTTTCGTAGTATACAAAAACAAGGAAATAAGTGGCGTTGGCAAGATTTAAGAACGAACCCTAACGATTATGTAGATTGTCAGGTGGATATAACAAAATCTGACATGGCTAACCCTGGTTCGCCGTCAACCTCTGGTTATCCTTTAAATGGTTCTTTTAGCACCATGAATGCTGCCTATGGAACCACGGGCACCAAGGCCAGTTTTGCTACTGCTACAGCGAGTTATTTATATACGAGCGACTATGTCGACTGGTATTACACTGGTCGAATTCAAACAAGTACTCGTCTTGCGGTTGCTCAAAAAACCATAGCTGACCTTATTACTTCAACACCGTCAGTTGACTACGGTTTAACTACTTTTAATATGAATAACAATGCGAGCAATACGCCGGGTACAGATGATGGTGGACGTATTGTTTTTGCATCTAAAAATGCTAATGATACTACTAGTACCACGGACACTAATGCAGGTTACCGGCAAGCATTGATTGATACCGTAAATAGTTTATCTGCTGAAACATGGACACCATTATCTGAAACCTTCTATGAGGTTACCCATTATTGGCAGGGTGGTAGTGTATGGAAGGGTAAATGGAATGGTACGCCACCTTATGATCCCACAGCAATGTTAGCTGGGTTGACTCAATATAAAACTCCTTTTGATAGTTGTCATAATCATGGATATATCATATTAATTACTGATGGTGAACCAACACACGATACAGCAGCTAATGCTCTTATAACCAGTGAATATATAAATAATACTAAACTTACCACTGCAGAATTAGCTGATTGGGGTAAGTCTATGAACTACTACGAGGGGGGTACATTAAGAACAAGTTATTTACCTTCATTGGCTGGATATTTAAAAAATAAAGATCAAAGTACAACTCTGAGTGGAACTCAAAGTGTTTCAACATACACAATTGGTTTTGGTAATGATGCGATGGTTAATGCACAAGCATTACTGACAGCAACTGCAACACAAGGTGGTGGTAAATACTATGGTGCTGCAGATGCAACTGCATTGGGTGATGCATTGCGCAATATTCTTATCGATATATTATCTGGTCAATATTCAATGCTGGCACCAACCACTGCTAGCAGTACCATGGATCGCTCTCAATATCTTAATAATCTTTATTATTCTATATTTGTACCAGGAGATGGCCCTGCTTGGGTTGGAAATATAAAGAAATTAAAATACTCAGATACAAAAGGCTATATTGTTGATAAAAATGATGAGGCTGCAATTTCAAGTGAAGGGAAAATAAACTCTTCTGCTACCACTATTTGGTCAACTGATAATGGTGATGGCGGTTCAATAGAAAAAGGCGGTGTACAAAGTATGCTGGCTAACAAAACAAACAGAACCATATATACAAATAATGGCACAACACTTACAGCTTTAAATAGAACAAACCTGACCTCTATTGCTGGTTCAGATACACAATTAGTAACCGACTTAGATGTCGTAGATACAACCCAAATTGATACCCAGATTAATTGGATTTTGGGGAAGGATGTGGATGGTACCACTACATCTGCAAACCGGAAAACAATTCTGGCTGATATGATGCATAGTAAGCCACTAGTTATTAATTATGGACAATCCACTGGCGCAACAAATCCAGATTTGCGAATTGTAGTTGGAACAAATGCTGGTTTCCTGCATATGTTTAAAGATTCAGGCGATACCGTTGATGAATCGTGGGCATTTATTCCTTATCCATTATTAAAAAATCAGACGACTTTACGTGAAAATGATATTGCTAATTCTCATCTGTATGGGCTTGATGGAAATGCGGTTAGCTATATATTAGACAATAATAATGATGGCCTTATAACTAGTAGTGGTAGCGGTGATAAAGCTTGGGTATTTATTGGACAGCAACAGGGTGGTCGTAGTTATTATGCTCTTAATGTAACTAACCCTAATTCGCCATCACTTAAATGGATTATTACAGGAGGAACAACGTCAGGTTTTGATCGTTTAGCTTATACTTGGTCGACACCTCAGGTGACTAAAATTCCTGGTGAGACTAACCCCGTTGTTATTTTTACGGGTGGATATACTGGAGCTGGAACCAGTGCAGTTGGTAACGCTATTTACATTGTTGATGCTGATACAGGCGTATTGAAATTCAAAGTTTCTCCTGATGCTACTTCATCAACCAATCTACAGATGACGACAATGGTTGATAGCATGCCAGGAGGGTTGGCATTAATGGATAGTGACGGTGATGGGGTTACTGACAGATTATATGCGACAGACACCGGTGGTAATGTATGGCGTATGGACATGAGTGGTACTGATAAAACAAAATGGTCTATGTTCAAGTTCGCATCTCTTGGTAGTGACACCGTTGCGAATCAGGATCGTCGGTTCTTTTATGCACCTATGATTATTCGTACTATTAACAAGAAAATTACCAAGAATAGCGATTCATCGTATGCTTATTCGGAAATACCATTCGATGCAGTATTGCTGGGTAGTGGCGATCGTGAATATCCAGCTTCTGAGAAAGTTGTCAAAAATGCTTATTTCATGTTGCGAGATTATCAAATTGGTTCATATCTGGCTACTTCAACTAAGCCAGCAACAATAGTTATAAGTAATTTATACGATATTACTACTATGCCTAATACATCAGATCTTGATGTTATGGCTGGATTAACCGGAGCAAATGGTTGGGTCTATTGGCTTACTGGAACTGGCGAAAAGGTTTTTGGTTCTGGTGCTGTGGTTGACGGAACGTTGCATTTTAGTTCTTTCGTGCCGGAAGCATCGCAAAGTCAGGATGTTTGTTCATTA
- a CDS encoding PilW family protein, translated as MKRSSGYTLIEWMIAIVIGLFIFGGLMSLYVISNETTQDSLDNGELQENGRIGMNLLLRDLHMAGFWGDYTGVPLALGAGVTLSTAASTLSSSSDCLDSRSIGSFPSVSGNLRSAWTLHVNASGSKGSSLACINLASGAAFSPDSDIIDIKRAQGNSIADATALDSSHFYIAANIQALNFFKGSETRPTITVMPNRQVWEYIRHIYYISSQNSVPELHMMYLTDSIQDTAIVRGIERMRILFAIDSTLTPDGVIDSYIAPENVTQQQWDERRVLGAKLFLLVRSIDASNKYVNQNTYALGDISYTPADNYRRLLLQSTVIFNNSGDSTQ; from the coding sequence ATGAAGCGGAGTTCTGGATATACACTAATCGAATGGATGATTGCTATCGTCATTGGGTTGTTCATATTTGGCGGTTTAATGTCTCTTTATGTTATCTCTAATGAGACAACCCAAGACTCTTTGGATAATGGTGAATTACAGGAAAATGGCCGAATTGGGATGAATCTGCTGCTACGTGATCTTCATATGGCCGGATTTTGGGGGGACTATACTGGTGTGCCTTTAGCGTTAGGGGCTGGTGTTACTCTTAGTACTGCAGCAAGCACGTTAAGTTCGAGTAGTGATTGCCTTGACTCCAGAAGTATAGGCAGCTTTCCTAGTGTATCAGGTAATCTTCGTTCTGCATGGACACTCCATGTTAATGCTAGTGGTAGCAAAGGGTCTTCTCTCGCTTGTATTAATTTGGCTTCCGGCGCCGCTTTTTCTCCTGATTCTGACATTATTGATATAAAAAGAGCGCAAGGTAATTCAATCGCTGATGCAACAGCACTGGATTCAAGTCATTTTTATATAGCTGCGAACATACAAGCATTAAATTTTTTTAAAGGTTCAGAAACTCGACCAACAATAACTGTTATGCCAAACCGTCAGGTATGGGAATATATTCGCCATATTTACTACATTAGCTCTCAAAATTCGGTACCTGAATTACACATGATGTATCTCACTGATTCGATACAAGATACAGCAATTGTTCGTGGTATTGAAAGGATGCGTATTTTATTTGCAATTGATAGTACATTAACGCCAGATGGTGTCATTGACTCATATATTGCGCCAGAAAATGTGACACAACAACAGTGGGATGAACGACGAGTTTTAGGTGCTAAATTATTTTTATTAGTCCGATCTATAGATGCTAGTAATAAATATGTAAACCAAAATACGTATGCGTTAGGAGATATATCCTATACTCCAGCGGATAATTATCGGCGGTTATTATTGCAATCCACAGTTATATTTAACAACAGTGGAGATAGCACACAATGA
- the pilV gene encoding type IV pilus modification protein PilV yields MTLNHNTVKKYQSGFTLIEVLIAAVVLSVSLLGLIVLQGVAKYSSYEARQRTVAMYIATDLQDRLRLNKTAWITQQLAGSGSTYSATVSGSSLTIPSCAQTSGLMTNCTQSDLVNLDLYSLQEQLRGASVSGTGNVMNSPVGCLQLSRITSQNAANVTITISWQDREELNGTLQNTANTSCGTGGKTHRQYVVRTVL; encoded by the coding sequence ATGACTCTCAATCACAACACAGTAAAAAAATATCAGAGCGGATTCACTTTGATAGAAGTCCTGATTGCTGCTGTTGTTTTGTCTGTGAGTCTGCTGGGATTAATTGTATTACAGGGTGTTGCTAAATATTCTTCTTATGAAGCGCGCCAGCGGACGGTTGCTATGTATATCGCAACTGATCTACAAGACCGGTTGCGTCTGAATAAAACAGCCTGGATTACACAACAACTGGCTGGGAGCGGTTCAACTTATTCAGCTACAGTCTCTGGTTCTTCACTAACTATACCTTCTTGCGCACAAACCAGTGGCCTTATGACGAACTGCACGCAAAGTGATTTGGTTAATCTGGACTTATATAGTCTACAGGAACAACTTCGTGGAGCTTCAGTTTCGGGCACAGGTAATGTCATGAATTCTCCTGTTGGTTGCCTGCAACTAAGTCGTATTACGAGTCAGAATGCCGCTAATGTCACCATTACGATCAGTTGGCAAGATCGCGAAGAACTGAATGGAACATTACAGAATACAGCAAATACCTCATGTGGAACGGGTGGGAAGACTCACCGGCAGTATGTGGTAAGGACGGTACTATGA
- a CDS encoding PilX N-terminal domain-containing pilus assembly protein — MKTQLKEKGMVLAVALILILPLTLIAVSVMQWAREDLKMIGAVTDRNSAEQTLTGIMQEVMVINNLAGTLSTMPASSSVTTGSGNVIPLLLRAEVTCKRRFNANSDTAIKNCRYVDADNSTTFAKGNMGWLQMTLNIEQPLLSNSGG, encoded by the coding sequence ATGAAAACTCAACTTAAAGAAAAAGGAATGGTACTAGCAGTTGCATTGATTCTCATTCTTCCTCTAACGTTAATCGCAGTGTCCGTTATGCAATGGGCGCGAGAAGATCTAAAAATGATCGGTGCTGTTACAGATAGAAATAGTGCTGAGCAGACTTTAACTGGAATTATGCAAGAGGTTATGGTGATTAATAATCTGGCGGGTACATTATCTACGATGCCGGCATCGAGTAGTGTGACTACCGGCTCTGGCAATGTTATTCCCTTACTGTTAAGAGCAGAAGTTACTTGTAAGCGACGGTTTAATGCAAACAGTGATACTGCTATTAAAAATTGTCGTTATGTTGATGCGGATAATAGCACCACCTTTGCTAAAGGTAATATGGGTTGGTTACAAATGACCCTTAATATTGAGCAACCATTGTTATCAAATAGTGGTGGCTAA